A part of Brassica rapa cultivar Chiifu-401-42 chromosome A05, CAAS_Brap_v3.01, whole genome shotgun sequence genomic DNA contains:
- the LOC103868020 gene encoding uncharacterized protein LOC103868020 — protein sequence MGIDAKDVCVIVWKVIRFSTNTTCRYVKRYPVASCVSAFVIFLYTFLPWIFYFIICSSPFIACASFYLRNHLNGEEEQRRDRGSREGRTEKAELKHQRSVRRNARREVEEVGKDWDSSQASEDERGKVILTTLYGELPPETITPDLESFKRDTKLLGPEESFVESNLDNEDYVVVQDPLERVCDGETELEWSSSSSSEEEEEEEEEEEKETNTVIVAWTEDDQKNLMDLGTSDIERNKRLENLMTRRRSRRLFLLAAERSLMDMEVPRICIGRNYYGLDRDNYEADGVLMPGSAPSVMLPRRNPFDLPYDPQEEKPNLTGDSFQQEFADANPKDIFFSRHESFHHRIFPSESQNDYNLESLWRKTLDGRPKPLQGSNDQLPLMKESDVEAGEVRIETDSIRNDDSDSNTTFSPREREKDFNVSDQSDASETFCKRNEDRVGKSLAGLVPRSGGSSSRANARQRYMEHFGYSIKRNHVSTHSVDSDLQVEVSELGSPPSSVDGNDSSSDEERSLFGYESEIGKEMGFYGEESGMLPMGKLDQEVNETKYLASPEIEESGKLEPMDLKKLPGNSADEIKMSYDSDEPEPSERTYQESEEPSVRNDQEVMQQLPEAEASDVNHHGNPEDFAASPTSVLEDMLPLSHTHSEDLDHTSDGLLPNVDAPAESSSNQSNEQSDPTGETTVETVCLNATETVQEKQEGSEEPLINDESKSAEDRRSLSTDASAEELNSHNN from the exons atgggTATTGATGCTAAAGATGTCTGCGTTATCGTCTGGAAAGTGATCAGATTTTCAACGAACACAACGTGCAGATACGTCAAGAGATACCCAGTTGCTTCTTGTGTTTCTGCGTTTGTGATCTTCTTGTACACTTTCCTTCCTTGGATCTTCTATTTCATCATCTGTTCTTCTCCGTTCATAGCTTGTGCTTCGTTCTATCTTCGGAATCATCTGAATGGTGAggaggagcagaggagagatCGTGGGTCGAGGGAGGGGAGAACAGAGAAGGCTGAGTTAAAGCACCAAAGAAGTGTTCGACGAAACGCGAGAAGGGAAGTGGAAGAGGTCGGGAAAGATTGGGACTCGTCTCAAGCTAGCGAGGACGAGAGAGGGAAAGTTATTCTCACAACTCTCTACGGAGAATTACCACCGGAGACTATCACTCCAGATCTGGAGAGTTTCAAGAGAGACACGAAGTTGCTTGGACCGGAAGAAAGCTTCGTTGAGTCTAACCTCGACAACGAAGACTATGTCGTTGTACAAGATCCTTTGGAGAGGGTTTGTGATGGTGAAACTGAACTAGAatggtcatcatcatcatcatcagaagaggaagaagaagaagaagaagaagaagagaaagaaacaaacacGGTCATAGTAGCGTGGACAGAGGATGACCAGAAGAACCTAATGGATCTAGGAACATCCGATATCGAAAGAAACAAGAGGTTAGAGAACTTGATGACAAGAAGACGGTCAAGGAGATTGTTCCTACTTGCAGCTGAGAGAAGCCTGATGGATATGGAAGTTCCTAGGATCTGCATAGGTCGAAACTACTATGGTTTGGATAGAGACAACTACGAAGCGGATGGAGTTCTCATGCCAGGATCTGCACCTTCCGTTATGTTACCGAGAAGAAACCCATTTGACCTTCCTTATGACCCACAGGAAGAGAAGCCGAACCTTACAGGAGATAGTTTCCAGCAAGAGTTTGCAGATGCTAACCCTAAAGACATCTTCTTTTCTCGCCATGAGAGCTTCCACCACAGAATCTTCCCTTCAGAGTCTCAAAATGATTATAATCTAGAGTCATTGTGGAGAAAAACACTTGATGGTAGGCCTAAGCCACTGCAAG GTAGCAATGATCAACTTCCTCTAATGAAAGAAAGTGATGTGGAGGCAGGGGAGGTACGGATAGAGACTGATTCGATCAGAAACGATGATAGTGACTCGAACACAACGTTTTCtccgagagaaagagagaaagatttCAATGTTTCAGACCAGTCAGATGCTTCTGAAACTTTCTGCAAACGAAATGAAGATCGTGTTGGAAAATCTCTAGCAGGTTTAGTGCCTAGAAGCGGCGGTTCTAGTTCAAGGGCGAACGCGAGGCAAAGATACATGGAGCACTTTGGTTACAGCATAAAGAGAAATCATGTGTCAACACATTCCGTTGACTCTGATCTTCAAGTTGAGGTGTCTGAACTCGGATCACCTCCAAGTTCAGTTGATGGGAATGACTCCTCCTCTGATGAAGAGAGATCTTTGTTTGGTTATGAATCTGAGATTGGTAAGGAAATGGGTTTTTATGGTGAGGAAAGTGGAATGTTACCTATGGGAAAACTTGATCAAGAAGTAAATGAAACAAAGTATTTAGCTTCTCCAGAAATTGAAGAATCAGGAAAGTTGGAGCCTATG GATTTGAAGAAACTTCCGGGAAACTCAGCTGATGAGATAAAGATGAGTTATGACTCTGATGAGCCTGAACCATCCGAGAGGACTTATCAAGAATCTGAAGAGCCAAGTGTTAGAAATGACCAAGAAGTGATGCAACAACTACCAGAAGCTGAAGCTTCTGATGTAAATCATCATGGAAACCCTGAAGATTTTGCTGCTTCTCCAACATCAGTATTAGAAGACATGTTGCCTTTAAGTCATACTCATTCGGAGGATCTTGATCATACATCAGATGGTCTTCTGCCGAATGTGGATGCACCCGCAGAATCATCTAGTAATCAATCAAAT GAACAATCTGATCCAACCGGGGAAACTACAGTAGAAACCGTTTGCTTGAATGCCACGGAAACAGTTCAGGAGAAGCAAGAG GGATCTGAAGAACCATTAATCAATGATGAGTCTAAATCTGCAGAAGACCGCAGATCACTGTCCACGGATGCATCAGCTGAAGAACTCAATAGccataataattaa
- the LOC103868023 gene encoding acyl-coenzyme A thioesterase 13, translated as MEERMIMEKIREHLYLSEDVDVSDAPRKVEKGRSFYEDFSLRGIRVNRVDPGFISCSFKVPLRLTDREGYLANGAIANLVDEVGGAVVYVEGLPMNVSVDMSIAFLSKAKLGEELEITSRVMGERGGYKGTIVVVRNKMTGEIIAEGRHSLFGRQPSKL; from the exons ATGGAAGAAAGAATGATAATGGAGAAAATTCGAGAGCATCTCTACCTGAGCGAAGACGTTGACGTCAGCGACGCACCCCGAAAAGTTGAGAAAGGAAGAAGCTTCTACGAGGATTTTAGCCTCAGAGGCATCCGAGTCAACCGAGTCGACCCCGGTTTCATTTCCTGCTCCTTCAAGGTCCCTCTCCGTTTGACG GACAGAGAAGGGTATCTAGCAAACGGTGCAATTGCAAATCTTGTTGATGAAGTTGGTGGAGCAGTTGTATATGTCGAAGGTTTACCCATGAACGTTTCGGTGGACATGTCCATTGCTTTCCTTTCAAAAGCCAAGCTTGGTGAGGAGCTGGAGATAACATCGAGAGTCATGGGAGAGAGAGGAGGTTATAAAGGAACCATCGTTGTCGTGAGAAACAAGATGACCGGAGAGATTATAGCTGAAGGTCGCCATTCTTTGTTTGGCAGACAGCCTAGTAAGCTCTGA
- the LOC117134317 gene encoding F-box protein At3g49510-like, which yields MYLLGYDNNNHHKILSFSIVDSNIKDIEVYCFSSDTWRVLDVGPIPDHASEEKNGLFCFDFTTERFGPLLPLPPPFHSGYYKVTDIISSNEKLVLLHNAYVCEKVEIWITTKIEPNLVLWNKFWTLDWSWFIDEEKKVVVFFDITPKTCFFQMAYIIGEDGYFRSVNLGAAPYPEWVYHNIDILLTTMSHHKATHPYPQQPGPQTPSPASAPIPDTVSGAPSQQSTEAAVVTGSISVETDVS from the exons ATGTATCTTCTCGGATATGACAACAACAACCACCACAAAATCTTGAGTTTCTCTATTGTTGACTCAAACATCAAAGACATTGAGGTCTACTGTTTTAGCTCGGACACATGGAGGGTTCTCGACGTTGGTCCAAT TCCAGATCATGCATCAGAAGAAAAGAATGGTTTGTTCTGTTTTGATTTTACAACAGAGAGATTTGGACCGCTTCTACCTCTGCCTCCACCTTTCCATAGTGGTTACTATAAGGTGACTGATATAATTAGTAGCAATGAGAAGCTGGTTCTGTTACATAATGCCTACGTATGCGAGAAAGTAGAGATTTGGATTACCACTAAGATTGAGCCCAATCTTGTGTTATGGAACAAGTTTTGGACACTGGATTG GAGTTGGTTCATTGACGAGGAGAAGAAAGTTGTTGTGTTTTTCGATATAACGCCCAAGACCTGTTTCTTCCAAATGGCTTACATCATTGGAGAAGATGGATACTTCAGATCTGTCAACTTAGGGGCAGCTCCATATCCTGAGTGGGTTTATCACAATATTGA TATCCTCCTTACCACCATGTCCCACCACAAAGCCACTCATCCTTATCCGCAACAACCGGGTCCTCAAACTCCAAGCCCAGCTTCTGCTCCAATACCTGATACTGTGTCGGGTGCACCATCTCAGCAATCTACTGAAGCTGCTGTTGTTACTGGTTCCATCTCAGTAGAAACTGATGTTAGCTAA
- the LOC103868019 gene encoding phosphomethylpyrimidine synthase, chloroplastic, whose protein sequence is MSSVHSSTLMSVVCNNNNKNHSAWPKLPNSSLLPGFDVVVQAAAVRFKKDTTTTRATLTFDPPTTNSERAKQRKHTIDPSSPDFQPIPSFEECFPKSTKEHIEVVHEESGHVLKVPFRRVHLSGGEPAFDNYDTSGPQNVNPHAGLAKLRKEWIDRREKLGTPRFTQMYYAKQGIITEEMLYCATREKLDPEFVRSEVARGRAIIPSNKKHLELEPMIVGRKFLVKVNANIGNSAVASSIEEEVYKVQWATMWGADTIMDLSTGRHIHETREWILRNSAVPVGTVPIYQALEKVDGIAENLTWEVFRETLIEQAEQGVDYFTIHAGVLLRYIPLTAKRMTGIVSRGGSIHAKWCLAYHKENFAYEHWDDILDICNQYDVALSIGDGLRPGSIYDANDTAQFAELLTQGELTRRAWEKDVQVMNEGPGHVPMNKIPENMQKQLEWCNEAPFYTLGPLTTDIAPGYDHITSAIGAANIGALGTALLCYVTPKEHLGLPNRDDVKAGVIAYKIAAHAADLAKQHPHAQAWDDALSKARFEFRWMDQFALSLDPMTAMSFHDETLPADGAKVAHFCSMCGPKFCSMKITEDIRKYAEENGYGTAEEALRKGMEAMSQEFNVAKKTISGEQHGEVGGEIYLPESYVKANQK, encoded by the exons ATGTCTTCCGTACACAGTAGTACTTTGATGTCTGTCGtatgcaacaacaacaacaagaaccaCTCCGCCTGGCCCAAACTTCCAAACTCTTCCTTACTACCTGGCTTCGATGTGGTTGTCCAAGCTGCTGCCGTTCGGTTCAAGAAAGACACAACAACCACAAGAGCCACGTTGACGTTTGATCCACCAACCACTAACTCAGAGAGAGCCAAGCAGAGAAAACACACCATCGACCCTTCTTCTCCTGACTTTCAGCCAATCCCATCGTTTGAGGAATGCTTCCCTAAGAGCACTAAAGAACACAT TGAGGTTGTTCATGAGGAATCTGGTCATGTTCTCAAAGTTCCTTTTAGACGTGTGCATCTGTCCGGTGGTGAGCCAGCTTTTGATAACTACGACACTAGTGGTCCTCAAAATGTTAACCCACACGCTG GACTTGCTAAGCTAAGGAAGGAGTGGATTGATCGTCGCGAGAAGCTAGGAACACCAAGGTTCACCCAAATGTACTACGCAAAGCAAGGAATCATAACCGAGGAGATGCTCTACTGCGCTACAAGGGAGAAGCTCGACCCTGAGTTTGTGAGATCAGAAGTTGCACGTGGGAGAGCCATTATCCCTTCCAACAAGAAGCATTTGGAGCTTGAACCGATGATTGTCGGTAGAAAGTTCTTGGTCAAGGTCAATGCCAATATCGGAAACTCAGCCGTTGCGAGCTCCATAGAAGAAGAAGTCTACAAGGTTCAGTGGGCAACCATGTGGGGAGCTGACACGATCATGGACCTCTCAACTGGTCGTCACATCCACGAGACACGCGAGTGGATCCTAAGGAACTCAGCTGTTCCTGTCGGCACCGTCCCCATTTACCAGGCCCTTGAGAAAGTGGATGGTATTGCCGAGAATCTTACCTGGGAAGTGTTCAGAGAGACTCTCATTGAACAAGCCGAGCAAGGTGTGGACTACTTCACTATCCACGCTGGTGTTCTGCTGCGTTACATTCCTTTAACGGCTAAGCGTATGACTGGCATCGTTTCTCGTGGAGGATCCATCCATGCTAAGTGGTGCTTGGCTTACCACAAGGAGAACTTTGCCTATGAGCACTGGGATGATATTCTAGACATCTGTAACCAGTATGATGTGGCTCTTTCGATAGGTGATGGTCTTAGACCTGGATCCATCTATGATGCTAATGACACTGCTCAGTTTGCTGAGCTTCTTACTCAAGGTGAACTAACTCGCCGAGCATGGGAGAAAGATGTGCAG gTGATGAATGAAGGGCCAGGGCATGTGCCAATGAACAAGATTCCAGAGAATATGCAGAAGCAGCTTGAATGGTGTAACGAGGCACCATTCTACACACTTGGTCCATTGACTACTGATATAGCTCCTGGATATGATCACATCACCTCTGCCATTGGAGCTGCCAATATTGGAGCCTTGGGCACAGCTCTTCTTTGCTATGTAACACCTAAAGAGCATCTCGGGTTACCAAACAGAGACGATGTGAAGGCTGGGGTTATAGCTTACAAGATAGCCGCACATGCAGCTGATCTAGCCAAGCAGCATCCACATGCACAGGCGTGGGACGATGCGCTGAGCAAGGCGCGGTTTGAGTTTAGGTGGATGGATCAGTTTGCTCTGTCCTTGGACCCTATGACCGCTATGTCCTTCCATGATGAGACACTTCCGGCTGATGGAGCCAAGGTTGCACACTTCTGCTCCATGTGTGGACCAAAATTCTGCTCCATGAAGATAACTGAAGACATCAGGAAGTATGCAGAGGAGAATGGTTATGGCACTGCTGAGGAAGCTCTCAGAAAAGGGATGGAGGCTATGAGTCAAGAGTTCAATGTTGCAAAGAAAACCATCAGCGGAGAGCAGCACGGTGAAGTTGGTGGTGAAATCTACTTGCCAGAGAGCTATGTCAAGGCTAATCAGAAGTAA
- the LOC117134449 gene encoding LOW QUALITY PROTEIN: uncharacterized protein LOC117134449 (The sequence of the model RefSeq protein was modified relative to this genomic sequence to represent the inferred CDS: substituted 1 base at 1 genomic stop codon) has translation MIEMVNDNXRSGPREEVCTFKAGHYEALPISIHMETFVSYGLAFYFGGTVLISNMRL, from the coding sequence ATGATTGAAATGGTGAATGATAATTGAAGAAGTGGGCCACGTGAGGAAGTATGTACTTTTAAAGCGGGGCATTACGAAGCCCTTCCTATCTCCATCCACATGGAAACGTTTGTTTCTTACGGTCTTGCCTTCTACTTTGGTGGTACGGTCCTGATAAGTAACATGCGACTGTAA
- the LOC103868017 gene encoding uncharacterized protein LOC103868017: MAARKLGSLLRQHFFSLFFLFVGCFFFPKGGDLRQKRRKKKKLRTVTSGSGLSSSWTYLKRVFLSTTRISKSRNQTHPNGPLTTLTSARSSQNSLVTLVQPDPETRTENGFSDISSSDSPPFLPLRSEIFPCTTCGEIFPKPTLLEHHIAIKHAVSELVDGESSTNIVKIIFKSGWPEQGDNKKIPEIHRILKIHNSPKILARFEEYREFVKAKAARGSGNGRWDDERCVVDGNELLRFYCSTFMCSLGQNGSSGLCGHQYCSICGIIGSGFSPKLDGIATFATGWRGHVAVPEEVEEEFGFMNVKRAMLVCRVVAGRVGCDLIADDDVDKSGGGYDSLVGQGSGSKSGALLRIDDEELLVFNPRAVLPCFVIVYTV, from the coding sequence ATGGCGGCGCGAAAACTAGGGTCGTTGTTACGGCAGcatttcttctctctcttctttctcttcgtCGGCTGTTTCTTCTTCCCCAAAGGAGGTGACTTGAGacagaagaggaggaagaagaagaagcttagaACGGTCACTTCCGGTTCCGGTTTATCCTCTTCTTGGACGTACTTAAAACGGGTTTTCTTATCCACGACGAGGATATCCAAATCCCGCAACCAAACACACCCTAACGGCCCATTAACGACTCTGACCTCCGCTAGATCGTCTCAGAACTCCCTCGTCACTCTCGTACAACCCGACCCGGAAACCCGTACCGAAAACGGGTTCTCGGATATCTCCTCGTCGGATTCTCCCCCGTTTCTCCCTCTCCGCAGCGAGATCTTCCCTTGCACGACGTGCGGCGAGATATTCCCCAAACCAACCCTCCTCGAGCACCACATCGCGATCAAACACGCCGTCTCGGAGCTCGTCGACGGCGAGTCGAGCACCAACATCGTGAAGATCATATTCAAATCGGGCTGGCCGGAGCAAGGCGACAACAAGAAGATCCCGGAGATCCACCGGATCCTGAAAATCCACAACAGCCCCAAGATTCTCGCGAGGTTCGAGGAGTATCGCGAGTTCGTCAAGGCGAAAGCCGCTCGCGGCAGCGGGAACGGACGGTGGGACGACGAGCGGTGCGTCGTCGACGGGAACGAGCTCCTGAGATTCTACTGCTCGACGTTCATGTGTAGCCTAGGGCAGAACGGTAGCTCCGGTCTCTGCGGCCATCAGTACTGCAGCATCTGCGGGATCATCGGATCCGGATTCTCGCCGAAGCTCGACGGGATCGCGACGTTCGCGACGGGGTGGAGAGGACACGTGGCGGTTCCTgaggaggtggaggaggagTTTGGGTTTATGAACGTGAAACGGGCCATGCTGGTTTGTCGGGTGGTAGCGGGTCGGGTCGGGTGTGATTTGATTGCGGATGATGACGTGGACAAGAGTGGCGGAGGGTATGATTCTCTGGTTGGGCAAGGGAGTGGGAGCAAGAGTGGGGCCCTGTTGAGGATCGACGATGAGGAGCTTCTGGTGTTTAATCCAAGGGCTGTGCTTCCTTGTTTTGTGATAGTCTATACTGTGTAA
- the LOC103868018 gene encoding sodium-dependent phosphate transport protein 1, chloroplastic, which produces MNARALLYSPNLHPLYTSNRPPETSPRNRRTLKPDPKSLRIWIHQRNRSSVFRVLVRSSDKRESSNSSYAETIKEGREIVNGNGVVSDSLSSVPWWEEFPKRWVIVLLCFSAFLLCNMDRVNMSIAILPMSAEYGWNPATVGLIQSSFFWGYLLTQIAGGIWADTVGGKMVLGFGVVWWSIATILTPIAAKLGLPFLLVVRAFMGVGEGVAMPAMNNILSKWVPVQERSRSLALVYSGMYLGSVTGLAFSPFLIHQFGWPSVFYSFGSLGTVWLTLWLTKAESSPIEDLSLLPEERKLIADNCASKEPVKSIPWRLILSKPPVWALIGCHFCHNWGTFILLTWMPTYYHQVLKFNLMESGLLSVFPWLTMAISANAGGWIADTLVSRGFSVTNVRKIMQTIGFLGPAFFLTQLKHIDSPAMAVLCMACSQGTDAFSQSGLYSNHQDIAPRYSGVLLGLSNTAGVLAGVLGTAATGHILQHGSWDDVFTISVGLYLVGTVVWNLFSTGEKIID; this is translated from the exons ATGAACGCGAGAGCTCTTCTCTACTCCCCGAACCTCCACCCTCTCTACACTTCAAATCGTCCACCTGAGACCTCTCCTCGCAACCGCCGGACTCTAAAACCTGATCCGAAGTCGTTACGGATATGGATTCACCAGCGGAACAGGTCCAGCGTTTTCCGGGTGCTAGTTCGGAGCTCCGACAAGAGAGAGAGCAGTAACTCGTCGTATGCAGAGACTATAAAAGAAGGTCGAGAGATAGTGAACGGAAACGGCGTCGTATCGGATTCGCTAAGCTCGGTTCCATGGTGGGAAGAGTTTCCGAAGCGGTGGGTGATAGTGCTTCTCTGTTTCTCAGCTTTTCTTCTCTGCAATATGGACAGA GTGAACATGAGCATAGCAATACTTCCCATGTCGGCTGAGTATGGTTGGAATCCAGCAACAGTTGGGTTGATTCAGTCTTCCTTCTTCTGGGGTTACCTTCTCACTCAA ATAGCTGGAGGGATATGGGCAGACACGGTAGGTGGCAAAATGGTTCTTGGATTCGGCGTTGTATGGTGGTCCATCGCTACAATACTAACTCCTATCGCAGCCAAACTCGGTCTCCCGTTCTTGCTCGTTGTTCGTGCTTTCATGGGAGTTGGCGAG GGTGTTGCGATGCCTGCTATGAACAATATATTGTCCAAGTGGGTGCCTGTGCAAGAGAGAAGCAGATCTCTCGCGCTTGTTTACAGCGGAATGTACCTTGGATCCGTCACCGGTTTGGCCTTTTCGCCTTTCTTGATTCATCAGTTTGGTTGGCCTTCAGTGTTTTACTCTTTTGGATCGCTTGGAACTGTGTGGTTGACTCTCTGGCTAACTAAG GCAGAGAGTTCACCAATTGAAGATCTATCGTTGCTCCCTGAAGAAAGGAAGTTGATTGCAGACAACTGTGCCAGCAAAGAGCCAGTGAAGTCGATCCCATGGAGGTTGATATTGTCGAAACCGCCGGTTTGGGCTCTTATTGGTTGCCATTTTTGTCACAACTGGGGAACGTTCATTCTCTTGACCTGGATGCCAACTTATTACCATCAA GTGTTGAAGTTCAACCTAATGGAATCAGGACTTCTCTCAGTATTTCCATGGCTGACAATGGCGATTTCTGCAAATGCTGGAGGATGGATCGCTGATACACTCGTTAGCCGAGGTTTCTCCGTTACGAATGTCCGCAAG ATAATGCAAACAATTGGGTTTCTTGGACCAGCGTTCTTTCTAACACAGCTGAAACACATTGATTCTCCTGCAATGGCCGTTTTGTGCATGGCTTGTAGCCAAGGGACTGATGCCTTCTCCCAGTCTGGTTTGTACTCTAACCATCAAGACATTGCTCCAAGATACTCT GGAGTGTTACTTGGTTTGTCTAACACAGCTGGAGTACTTGCCGGAGTTCTTGGCACAGCCGCCACTGGTCACATCTTACAACACG GTTCTTGGGATGACGTTTTCACGATTTCGGTCGGTCTTTACCTTGTCGGGACTGTCGTTTGGAACCTATTTTCAACCGGAGAGAAGATCATTGATTGA
- the LOC103868249 gene encoding josephin-like protein, translated as MEGSESQIYHERQRLQFCLLHSLNNLFQDKNAFTRESLNSIAEKLVADDPNKETWTTPLSFLLKPHHNTLTGNYDVNVMIAALEGKGKSVAWHDKRHGASSIDLGADNLMGVVLNVPVKRYGGLWRSRHWVVMRKINGVWYNLDSDLVVPRPFKEEDEVRGFLDQSLSLGSEVLLVNNAIPYSQLYSRKLLLLSRNMSATGTKRCNANTKPVTSGKQSSAKGPYYKNPGRTTSCGLRLPRKTEVTAAKLIKHLSCKFVKGVRLVVMRKNKKKRSPPLKASSTGRSQPSVISVANDTCRSEAIEDCIQFINSSTSFTRSSSASCRTS; from the exons ATGGAGGGAAGCGAATCTCAGATCTATCACGAGCGACAGCGACTTCAATTTTGCCTCCTGCACTCCCTCAACAATCTATTTCAG GACAAGAACGCATTCACACGGGAAAGCTTGAACTCAATCGCGGAGAAGCTCGTGGCCGATGACCCGAACAAAGAAACGTGGACGACGCCTCTCTCCTTCCTCCTCAAGCCTCACCACAACACGCTCACAGGGAACTACGACGTGAACGTGATGATCGCAGCTCTGGAAGGGAAAGGCAAGAGTGTTGCTTGGCATGATAAGCGCCATGGAGCTTCTTCGATCGATCTTGGTGCAGATAACCTAATGGGTGTTGTGCTGAATGTTCCTGTGAAACGGTATGGTGGGCTTTGGAGAAGTAGGCATTGGGTTGTGATGAGGAAGATAAATGGGGTCTGGTATAACTTGGATAGTGATCTCGTTGTGCCAAGGCCGTTTAAAGAGGAAGATGAAGTTAGGGGTTTCTTGGATCAAAGTCTGAGTTTAGGTTCAGAGGTTTTGCTAGTGAACAATGCT ATCCCATACTCTCAACTCTATTCTCGTAAACTGCTCTTACTCTCTAGAAACATGTCGGCTACAGGAACAAAACGGTGCAATGCAAACACGAAACCAGTAACTTCTGGTAAGCAATCCTCAGCCAAGGGACCTTATTATAAGAACCCGGGACGCACAACGAGCTGTGGCTTGAGGCTGCCGAGGAAAACAGAAGTCACGGCAGCAAAACTGATCAAGCATCTCAGCTGTAAATTCGTCAAAGGGGTACGTCTAGTGGTGATGaggaagaataagaagaagagatcTCCACCGTTGAAGGCTTCTTCCACCGGTAGATCTCAGCCTTCCGTCATCTCTGTGGCTAATGATACCTGTAGATCAGAGGCTATAGAAGACTGCATACAGTTCATAAACTCCTCGACCTCGTTCACAAGATCAAGTTCCGCCAGTTGCCGTACATCTTAA